The Metarhizium brunneum chromosome 5, complete sequence sequence TGTCAAGTTTGTCCAAATGACCGATAAGTCAGAGATTTGTTAGATTGGACAATGGTGCGTGCCAAGACGAGCGTCGTGTGCAAAGTCTTTGTCAGTTGGATCGCAGGATATCACTGCTTTTGACATGTCGAGGTGATTTCAGTGTCGGATTGAATTGAAGTTCGCCATCGGACGCGGCTCTGGACCTCTTGGGACTTCCTTGACGCGCAGAATATTCTGACATGTCACTATCGTCGTTCTTGTCCATCTCTTCGCCTGGCGACATAGTATCATCTCGCCACCAGTAATACAGGACATCGCACTGCCATCGCCAGTAATCCCGAACCTTGAGCCCGCATTCTGAGCCAAAAACAGACTGCAGGAGTAGCGCGTTCATAGGGGACTGCCTCAGCTGTTGGAGTATCCAGCGGTTAACCAGATCCGCCTTGCTGTCAGAGTCGTAGCTTTGAACCAGAGTCTCAATCGCATATTCCTTTGCGGCAAGCTGTTGTTTCTGGCTTTTGAGGGGGTCGTTATACGGCAGACCAAATACGGCCGATAAGGCTTGTTTCGCTGTGAGTGGCACTGGGCCCCCCAGCAAGTGACTCTTCTGGGCGAGTAGCTCGGAATAACGCGGATGTTTTGCAGTTGTGTACTTTTTAAGGATGTCTCGAGTGTCTTCAAGGTTCATGTCCTCATATACCATATCAGGGTTCAACAAGTAAGACATTTGTAGGGGCAAGAACTTCTTCATGGCCCCCTTCTCCTCACATAGCAGTCTCAGTCGCTGTACTTCGTTTTCAAGCGCGTTGATGACATCCTCCATGCGCGATTTCTGGTTTGGCAGCTCGGCAAAGAATTCTTCGGCATCCCGATTTATGTTTCGGCCTGTCCCTTCTCTCAGGGCTCGATCCTTTTCGAAATCAGAGTTCATAAACAATAAATCCTCATATTCCTCCTTTGCATTCTCCAAATTGCCAACGGCAGTCGAAAATTTGTGATACAGGGGGTGAACATCTTCCAAAGGCTTGTCAGCAGATATACCAACGAGGTAGTACGGAGTTTCTGCATCAGCGTCGAGGGTTGTGTCGGCAGTGCTTGTACGAGTCGGCTCAGACTGTTCTGCGTGGCAATCTTGTCCCGCAGCTAAGATGCTGAAAAACTTGGTCTCAAGTCCACTgagctcctgctcctcctcgtccaggtCCACCTCTAGGCTTTCATAGCTCGCTTCGCTGAAGTGATATTCCTCCCTCAGTTTCAGCATCGCGGCCATACGGCTGTCAAGGATTTTGAGGGATGATGACAAGACGTCGCTCCGTTGGCTCACTAGCAAAGGACGTAGAACAGCCATAAATGCATTGTCAGCGTCATTCTTTCGAAGCCGTAAATTTCGTAGCTCTTGTCGTCGTTGTGTCATATGTTTCCTTATGTCTTGCAATTTTGCCCTCTTCTGCTTTAGTTGCTTCCACAAGTGTTCCACCGCGGCGTGCGATGAAACAGCGGAAGACTGGGACCTTGCAGCTTCAGATTCGAGGAGATCAGATAATGCAGGCGTGGTGGCTTCTTGGCGCCGTAACCTAGCAGGACCGTGTGACTTTTCATACTCAGATACCCAGTTTGTGATTCGGTTTGTGGCGAATGACCTGTTTCGTCTCGTTGATAAATGGTGATTGGGTTGCGCTGGAAGCTGAGGGGGGAATTGCCTAGCATTTCGATATGCAAAAGTGTCCTCCTGAGAGCTGTATTCGGAGCTCGATGCTTCTTCACTGGTGTCAGGCCACGGTATGAACTGTAGGGTCTTGTTGAAGACTTGACTGGAGCAGCAGGGACCTTGCAGTTGCATAGGGCTCTCAGTAGACCCTGTAATGCTCGGGGTCGGATACTGCCGGAGCAAGACGTCTGTACTGCTTTCTGATTGTTGTCGTGAGTTTCTGTGCGTTGCCGGTGGTGAAAATCTTTGGTGGTTTGTGTCTAGTTTTTCCGCAAGGaacctcggcggcggcgggaaaGCGTGCGGCAGGGGGGCCTGAGGAGCTCGATCACAGCAAAAGCCATCTGGTAGAGGAAAGGATTGCGACAAGGCATGTGTTTCCTCTAAGTAGTATGTTAGTCTGGCAGTGAGGGATTTCGCCTGCGGAAAGCCAATACGAACCGTCTGTACCAATATTTGGGCCTGGCGCAGGGTTGCGGGGAAACTCAGAAACTTGGCGAGGCTGATTAAATTGTTGAAAGTATTGAGGATCGCGATGAcggggaggaggcggcggcggcggcagggccCCGGGAATAGGTATCGCAGGCGTTCTGCTGACATGAGGAGTATGAGTCTGGGTTGTACGAGAAGACAGTGGTGGTCGTGATATTGGCGGTGGTTGTGGATCGGGCGTAGTAACTCTGCTCGAGACCGTCGATGCGTCGCTATGTAAGTTCCAACTATCACTTCCCTTCATATCATCTTCATCACGCGAAGAGGCCGTAGTCGCCAGCTTTTCCATCAATCGATCTGTACTAGCAGACATATCAGACTGGACAGCATGATCCGAGGCCGCTACATCCATGTCGTGATGTCGAGTCGAGGCAGCGAAGCCTCGAAAGGTGGCAGACTGCATGATGAAAGATGGTGACTGTCGAATGTTTCTGAATCAGATGTTtctgttgctgctgcacCTCGTACTGAGCAGGGAGACTGCGTCAGCAATGGGCAGCGGCCATGCCTTGCCTGGAATGAAGGCATTCGAGCCTCGCGAACAAGGCCGAGACAGGAAGGGTCAGACTCGAGGATGGCAAATATTCCGTGGGTCAAATCGCTGTTCAGTATGGACGTTGGCAGGTCTCAAGAGTCGTCTGTCGCCTGTTCTCGTCGGCGCTGCTCGTTCCCGCTGGGCTCGCAAAGAAGAAACTCCTTAAATAAGAAGGTGTGAGCCTTCGCCTCCGTCGGGCACCCTTTTGCCCGCCCCTTGACGGGCGCTGATATTCGCCGGACGGACTGTGACAGAACTCGGTCAAGCTTTGCTTTGTTGATTGTGCTACAGCTTTGACACCTAGACCTCCTCGTCAGCTCCAAGCCAGCACACAGCCTTGCGACAGGACAGGCCCAGCGCACTCGTTACTCCGAACAGAGCAAGAAATTCCAGTGTTCAAGTGTCGACCAGGGAGGGCAGGGCTCACAGACTGGTCCATGTCTTCGTTGATGCGTGGGGATTGGATGCAGAGAAAACGACAGACCAGTGAGATGAGTGTGAAATCAGAGTGCGTGTGGTAATAATGCTAGGAGGCCCGGAAATGGCACACCCAGGACACATCCATGTCTCTGCACAAAGTGTTTACCGTGTCTGTATCTGTGACACGAGGCCATCCATGGTCGGACGACAAAAATGAAAGTGAAAGACAAGGGCAGCTCGTTTCGGGAGTCCTGGTCACAGCCCCCATGTCCAGCCGCGATACTGATGCTCCCCGGACTGGCCCCTCATGCACGCCTGATTGCAGCGGTGCACCAGAATTCCTGTATGTACAGAGTATCCCGCGCAAAAGAGCCCAGAGGGCACTCGGCTTCGCACTGGACAAACAGACAGACATAGGCCACTTGACGGCCCCGAGGTTGACTGGTGCATCATGGACGTGATGCACCGATGGGAAACAGGGGCGCTGAGACGCGGTAGCGTCGGTCCAGCGTCTGTCCACTAAGGGGAGGGTTATGGGTGCACGGGTTGTGGGTCTCCCGCCACCAAGGCGCCACAGGGGAGGAAGGAGCCAACGGAACGGGCCTTCAAGGCAGCTTCGGCCAACTTGTAGGGAAGGAGCCACTCACGCGATGtgcagatgatgaggaggagggggccAGCTGGCACCTGGGACCCAGCAGTGCCAGGCCGGGCCGTCATCTCCCAAGCCTTTGACTTGTTCATGATCCTCTTAGTCGCCGTTTCGAGCTCCCTTCTCCGTTGCTAAGCtgcactactccgtagagctGCGGATTCTCCTGCAACTGGACGTGGGTATACCTGGTCAGGCTGCGATCCATCGACTCGTTTCTCATTTTCATTGTACCGTACGGAATCGCAAATCTAGCGCTGGTGCTATGCCCGCCCGCACCTCTCTCCGCTTACGCGCTCAAGCACGCCAACGTGTCCTCATCTGAGCCGGCGCCAGAGCTGTGTGAGAGAATATTGAGGCTCTGTCGGATGTGCCTTCACAATTGCTTCGTCTGTTTGGCGGTTGCCTAGGATTCCTGGTGTGATAGCTGACAGTTGAGTCACAGTCCCATATAATATGTTTcactttcaatgttgtctggCTGATCAGGGCTGGATATCAATGCGGGATGCGCCACCATTTAGGAGTCAATACGCCTGGGATGACTGCCCACCATCAACTCCCACGCCGCGGACAATGGGCCCAGTTGGTCCAATACAAAACGCTGTGTCACTCAGATCCAGGCGCGCATTGTGTGCTCATGGCCCGGACAACCCCAAGTTTGCCGGCgtacaacattgaagtgcaTTGTGGACTTGACACAACAAGTCAATGGGGTCTCCCACTATGGCCAACCGCTGCTGTCCCGTGGATGACTTGCTGACTGGTTAGTGAGCTGACCGGAGCAGTAGGCATGACCTTCCGAGTGGTTACACCCATGGTATAACTTCATGGCAAAACACGCAACCTCTAGTGAATCTGGGTCCTAAGCTGGGTCTGAAGGCCGACGTGTGCGCGACCATTCTGTCCGCTTCCTGCACTCCACTCCGTGGTAGCTTATCCTGACCTATGCTAGTTTTGCTATCCTATCCGTGTGTTGGAGATGCCGTCAACCCACTTGATGCAGCACCGTCAGATGCCAACCAACCCAGAGACGCGGCTGCATGggcaccgccgccgcgtGCGCAGAAAACGCCAGAGAGGGGGGGGACATTGGCCCACGGCCTACCCACGCACGTCTGGCGGCAATGTAATAGTTCTTTGAGACGAATTTACGACCCGTGCGGCGTGGGATCCTCGCTATCTGGTGTTGTGCCCCAAGCCAGCTTACCCGTTTGTCGCAGCAGCAACTGGGAGGCTGTCGCTTCAGTTGCTTATAGCCTCCTCCACTTTGAGCCTTTGAGCCGCACCCGCCCATGCTTTGGATCCCCCATCCTACAAGAACCCCTCTTGGCCGTCCTAGGATAGGTTGTGGTATTTGTTGCTGATACTCGCCTTCCCGGCGCGCCTCGTGCTTGTGACTCGCCGTGTTCTTGAAAAGCGCCCTCGTGAATACTTGCACATCAGACACGGGCACCATATCGGCCGAGTGCCTTTCCATATGTTAGCTACCCCGGCGTCACGATGGACACATGGAGCGCTTGGTCGAATTGGGCCTACGATGAGGCACAACAGTTTATGTATCGTGTTCGGCAGGACATAAACGGTGGGATACCCAATTTGGATCATTGCCTTGTTCGACTTGATTGCTAAACCACTAGCAGGAAATTTAGATTATGATTACAACTATGATACGCCTCGCGAGTCTGGGGATGTTGCGGGAATAACTCAAAGCCTAGGAAGCACCCGCCTCTCTCCCTCTGCCTCGAGCTACGAACAGCAGCCACCCGATTCACCAGGTTAGTTCATCAAGTGAAGTGGTTTCGGTGTCGGACACCTTTGCCAAGTCACCATATCTCCACACCCTCGCTCCTGAATGACTCTTGAAATTGACAACATGCCCTGTTGGACTTGTAGAGAACTATGTTGTAGCTAGTCACAAAGACAAGGAACGGTCCAAAGCATCCAAGTCGAAaagcaaagacaaggacaGGTCATCAAAGGagaagagcagcagcggcagcagcagcaaacATTACTCACATGATAAGACTTCTTCTTATCGTAAAGGGCATGGAAGCTCTTCAGCTTCGGCGTCTTCTCACGGCCATGGAAGCTCTTCCACTGCTCCGCAACAGAGCTCCCATGCCCCCTCATATGATCAATCACAGTCACAATGTAAGATCTTTGACCATCAACAAACGACGTGCTGTCATCGATGCTTACCAGAGCAGACTCATACGATGCGCAGAAATACGTCATCCCAGGGGGCTACCAGACAGCGGAGGCATCTTATGCATGTAAGTCGTTTTGAGCAGGCAGCGTCTACCTTCCTAGGTACCTGGCAGCTCAGCATCAGTACTTGCGTCCAAGCATTACTAACTCTCACCACAGCTACCCAGGGCTCTGGCTATGCTACGACTCATACTCAACAGCCGCTACCACGAGGCTACAATGATATCCAAAACCTCACATATGGCATGGGTCCGGCTGCGGCCGGCCCGTCAGACTTGAATTACTCTGTTTCATCAGAAAGTAGGTCCAAATTGCCTCTTCCTTACACGAACATGCTTATCTCCCAACCTGAGTCTAATAATAGCAATACAGCCTATGAGCAAGAGGATGACGGCGCTTCCACTCCTCGGAACCACATTGCCGCAGAAACTGGAGATGAACTTGAAACAATTGATCCGAGTAAGGGACTTATGGCCCACATACATGTCTATGTCGCTCATGCCGTATATCGCTAGGGTACCGGGTTGAACACTCAAATAAATTCGACCCCGGAGCGGTGAGTTCTCGTGTGCAAGTATGACCAGAAAATAGCAAAAAAATACTGATATATCCCCAACCCCCAGATCTTCAAGGTGCTGTGGTCCGAACCCAAAGGATCCACAGACGGTCTAAAACATCCCAGTGTTTCTGGGAAGCAAGAGATACAGAACAAATATGGTGCGAAATTCCATGTAGGATTTCGCCGCTTCATCGTGATCGCAAATGACCATGGGCATTGTACCTGCGTGTGAGTGCTCAGCCGCCTGGCCTTGTACAGCCCAACTCTATCGTAGCGGGGCAAAGTGCTAATATTCTATAGCCCGATTCTCACCTATGGCGGCAGAGGCTGTAAGAAGTCTGGTGTTAAACCCAACAAGCATGGAATCGTTTACGAAGCAGGCCAGAGACCTCGCCAGGTCGAAGGTGAGCCTCGGCTAGGATTTCAGGCCGTTCAGGTTCACCTGACCGAAGATGGTGAGAGGCTTTCTAGAGAGTCGCGCGTTAACTATTCCAAGCTGGTCACTATTGAACACAACGTCAGTGTTTTTTTCATTGGATCTGTTGCGCAAAATAGCTGGCAAATTGTTGAGGAAGCCGTCAATCAATGTTGGGACCAAAAGGTCCACCACCGACATCCAAGGCATGAGAGATAGAGCGGGCTTTGCGGTCCACTCGACTCATATTCCTGCTTCGGCTCACAGACACGTTTTTTCTCCTACTCTTTACCACATCTCTCGACGCGATATGGTTTTGGGCTCATCGCAAAGCACAAATACGTTCCTCTCCCAGCCGTGCAATGGCCGGCTTATATCCATGCTGTGGGGATTTCTCCTCCGTTTTGCAGCCTTTAAAACAGTAGGCTGCTTATAGGAGTGGGGATATCTCATGAAAGATGATTTTAGGTAGCATCAGACAAGAATGCGGAGGCTTGTTCAGGTTTTTCGCTCAATTCTCTTTCAATTTTTCTTTCGTTCCACTTATTCTTCCACCCGGGCACATAAAGGGTCAGTTTGAACAGAGTACAGCTCTACATTCAGGTAGAGAGCAACACGCCATGGAGGCAAATGGCGATAACCCTTTAGGGTTTCATCTTTAATGTTCTACTCATCAGCATCTTCCTCTATTCTTTTCCTCTGCCATTTCTGCCCTGCTATCTTTAGGGTACTTGTTTTCgtgttttattttcttacCGTGGAGGAACAGTACACAAATAGGTGGTTACAACACCATATTATGATGATACAGCGCATGCCAGTCGCAGAATACAGCTTCCAAGATGGCAACAGGTATATATCGTCCCTCTTTCTCCATGCAATCACCATGTAATGTTTGACGTCGATTTGTTTCGAGTGGAAGCCCCGTGGCCTCCTTGCACGTCTCCTTTGTTGGCAACTTGGTTATTAGTCTGGATTATAAATTGATTACATTACCTGGCTTTCATTCTATAAGAATGACCTGGACCCTGCATCTGAGACGGCCAACTACTCGATCTAGAACTACCCTACATGGCTTCGGAGCGGTTTCTCAATCAATGCGGCTGGTTGAAGTGGTCTAGATCCCCCACATCACACGGCCCCGTATTAGCATTGGGTCTTGATAATACCTCGGCATCTCCCCCACAAACGCCATGCGTCATTGGAGAATGCAGACCCATCAAGCCGTCAACTCCAGGCGCCGAGGTGCGATTCCTCCAAGTCCACGGCCCAACGTCGACGCAAGCACGTTAGCTCCGGAGTTTGTCTTGTCCGCAGCTGTGTAGCGTAATCATTCCTGATTAAGTCCGCCCAGGCGTGTAACAGTGTGGCTAGCATTGATCCTGGACCGAGGACCGACCTTGGTTGCATGGCTCGACACTACGACTTCATATAACCCTAACTCCCAACAGCCTGCTCTCGCCCTGCTCAAACTttcctctctcttcttccacaCATTCGGAGACATCACTACCGACAGAtagcagccatggccgaagCCCAATTGACAGATTTCCCATCCCTCTTCTCGCTAAAGGGAAAGGTCGCAGTGGTGACCGGCGGTTCTCGCGGTCTCGGACTACACGCCGCATCCGCGTAAGTTGagcctcgtcgccgaggAAAAGGGAAAGGGGGCACAGAAAATGGCTAACGGTGCACCAAAAGCTTCCTCCAAGCCGGCGCCTCCAAGGTCTTCATCTCGTCCCGCAAAGCCGCCGCCTGCGACGAGGCCTGCAAAGCCCTCAATGCCCTTCCCAACCGCTcgcccggcgccgtcgccatcccCATCCCCGCCGACTCGGCCAACATGAAGGGCGTGACGCACCTGCTCGAAGAGGTCAAGAAGCACACTGACCGCGTGGACATTCTCTTCGCCAACGCCGGCGCCACCTGGGGCCAGGCCTTTGACACCCACCCCGACGAGGCCTttgccaaggtcatggaTCTCAATGTCAAGGCCGTCTTCAACACGGTCCGCGTCTTCGCGCCGctgctggacaaggccgcTTCTCGCGCGGACCCCGCCCGCGTCATCATCACGGCCAGCGTCGCCGGCTTGGGCATTGGCACCATTGGCAAGCAGGGCACCTATGGGTACTCTGCGTCCAAGGCGGCCGTCATCCACCTCGGCCGCAACCTGGCCATCGAGCTGGGTCCCAGGGGCATCACCGTAAACTCCATTTGCCCTGGTTTCTTCCCTAGCAAGATGTCCAACGGGCTCTTGGAGATATcgggcggcgccgacaagATTGCCAGCACGAACCCCATGGGGCGACTTGGCGTGCCGGAGGATATTGCGGGTGTGGTGGTGTATTTGGCCAGCAGGGCCGGTTCGCACGTCAACGGCGAGGCTATCGCCATTGATGGAGGTGCAATGTGGGCGAGGGGGGAGTTGGCTTTCCCTGGGGAGGGGAGCTCCAAGTTGTAGATGTGCATGTTACGGAATAGATCAATGCAATGACCGAATGTAAAATTCATGATCAGGGGGTCATTGGAAATACCGTGAGCCCGCCGTAGTGATTCGCCACGTCTATTGCTGTGCCCAGCGTTAAAATTTTATACGCAACAACGCTGTATCCGCTCCCAAATAAACACCATGCACTTCGCTTGGCGACTCGTCAAGTCTTGCACACAGGGATGGGATCGCCACCTCACTCCTGTTTCGGCTTCCTTGCCACCCATGCTGCGGCTTTATATACAGTGTGCAACATGCTCTCGCTGTCTTGGATATACGGCGTCTCTATTCCCGTCTGCTTCCACTCCACTGTGAatcccagcttctccagcaaTGCCATCACCTCATCATTGGACAGCTCGAAGCTCCCTGGGTCTGCAATGCCCGATGAGTTATTATAGTCGTGCTCGCCAtctccgtcgtcatcatgCCCATGGTTCCCGGGTGCTTGATTCTCAAAGTGCCACAGCAGCGGGCCGACATTGATGAGAACACCACCTGGTCGGAGGCAGTGGCGGATGACTTCCAGATACCGTATCAGATTGGGCGCAGTGTCAAGGAAGAACAGGCTCGCGACAGCATCGTACGACTCCTTGTGCTCCTCGTCTGCGTACAGGCAGAGAAAATCAGCGGCGCACATGGACATGCTTCCTGCGTTTGCCGTTTTGGCCAACGTCGTGGCGGGGTGAATGTCGGGCACTTTGTAGCTCCGTAGGTGGTTCGCTCGGGTGAGATGGTTGGAGAAGGTGTGTATCCAGGGGTATATGGTGTACTTCCCTTCCGTTTGGCACTCGTTCAAGATGTAGGATGACGCCAGAAGTTGGTGATAGGAAATCTCGTTGCCTTCAGCTTCGTATCCCTTGCGGCACAGCTCAAATACCAATCTTCCCAGTCCTGCGCCTGGCACCAGCACTTTCGGTTGTCTCTCCTCTCCGATGCGTGCCCGCTCTTGCTCAAGCGTCTTCAAGATGGGCGCGTAGCAGATGTCGCGCTCCACGGCGCCTTCTGCTGTCCAGTCCCTGTAGAATTGTCTGATTGTACTCCGAGCCTTGTCAATATCTCCATGCTTGGCTACGCCTGTCCACTCCAGCGGTATCATGGGCTCGCCCTGCGGagagacggcggcaaggtTGTGGAATGACCGTAAACCATGGGCTACAATTGCACGGGCCAGCTCGGCGTTAGCATCTATTGCGTCGTCTGTTCTGTCTAGGGTTTCAAGAAAATTGAAAGGGGGCGCCGCCAGCATCTTCCAGTGTGCTTGAGGAAGCGCGTAAAAGGAGCGCCGTCTGAGGTGAGTGACATTAAAGTGTGCGACTTTGGGGTATTGCCTAAAAGATATGGGATCAGTATAAACTCACATGTCACAAATGGgccaaaaataaaataagatgAATAGCAGATAAAGAACCATagtggtgttgttgagagAATGAAAGATGCAACCGGCTCATTGGAGGGCAGGATTTATAGCATGTGCAGGACTTACGAGAAAGAGTCGAGAGCATAGAAAACTACTTTCACCTCCTCTGGATCATCCATGTTATCTTCCGTGCCGCGCCAGGCAGTAGTATCAGATGACGAAGCTAGCTGCTCCCCTTGATCCGCCATCTTGTTGTGTTGGGATATCTAGTCACAGGATACTCATGGCAACGCCAGCAGTAGCCGGCTAGCTTGGGTTCGAGGCGGCCTTGGTAAAAATAGTTTAGGCAGTATCCGGGCCATACAGACTCTCAGAAGGAATTTTCGGTCTACTAACGAGAAGCTAGAAAATATGGCATTGGCGGAAGAGCGAGACTTGGGTTGTGCTTTTTCAAGCACGGAGGGGAATGGATAGATAGCGGAGCTTGTAGATACGTGCACGATCCAATCAGGCACAACTGCTTTAAGGTTCTAGCCAATCATGTGATCTACCTTGGGCTTCAGATTTCCATTTCAACACCACGAacagtgtacggagtaccttgTCCATGATCAACAGCAGCGGTTACACACGTCATAGCTCTTGTGCACACAAACCCTGGGGCATTTATTAAAGTTTCCTTGCCTTGGTACGGGCTTAAGACATCGATGGCAGCTATTCAAAATGAACCCCTCAACTTCTCACTGCCCCTCCCCCACTCTCTGGACACGCGGATCTACGTTCGCCTGAGCAcccaagccaaggccattgtgTTGTCTCTTACAACAGCAACACAAGACGAGTTGGCGGCTCCGAAGCCCATGGGCTCCTTTGTTTACGCATTGCCAAATGTTTGTCAACCCTCTGCCTTGTGTGCAATGTAAATGTGGCTAATGGTGGCCTTAACCATAGAGGTTTGATGACAAGCAGCCGCTCTCGACAACCCTGTTCCCTTCAGAACCAAGCGTCGAATTCACGACTCGATTAGCAAAGCTTCTAGCAAGGAGAGTACAGTTGCCTGTCTATGTGACCAATTCCATGAGCTTCGCCAACACGGGGATGGGAGGTGCtgtcgaggaggaaatggaagCGTTCAGGAACCTTGTTGCGGTGATAGTTGATAAACTAAAAGCTGCCGGTGCGGGTGCGTTGGCGGTGAATGGGGAGTTATCCAAGTGATGGTCAGAATTGTTCAACAACGCAATTTTTTGGAAGCCATTATTGGAGAAGACAATACGCTGGTCGCGTGCGTTGGGTTTCGTCGTCACGAGGATGTACACTGAAGCGCCCGCCGAGCGGCGATCTAAAGGATTGGCTGTTTTCAATATGGACAACGCAGTGTTTGAAACTTTGGATGCTCAGGTACAGTTCCATGTGTCCGGTAGCCTCGACTCAACATGCCTTCTCCAAGTGTTGCCGTTTGAATTCCCGGGCAATGAGTTGCAAGAATGCGAGTGGATGCGATGTGGGGGCATTTTTGAACTAACCCCGGTTCTGGCCGCAGAGGCCACCGAATGCTGAAAAAATTGCTGCCGCCCTGGCTTTCCCTGGTTCTCGACGTGAATAAAATCTGGTAGGGGCAACCGAACCATGGGTGTGGCCAGGGGGTTGAACCAATGAGCCTGCAGCCTCGACCAAGAATGGATGCCCGGGTTATCGTTATCGCACCCCGCCACCACAACGTGGTACTGGCAAGTTTGTTCAATGCCTTGCTGGTTTCCCCGCCAGACCAAATGGCACTGCTTGCAACAAGCGCCATTCAGCTTCGCAAACAGGTTTTGATTACCCTTCGGTGCTTAGAAGGCGAATGAGTCGGTGTTTTTGACAAccgctactccgtattagcAAACCTCCCGCGACGCTTGTTTCTCGCATACCAGACGGACACCCTGGCATTCGTCCGGCCTACCCCACGACCCTGGTCCTACCTGGAGGGGCAGAAACTTTGACCTTACCACCTCCCTCACCTGACTGTACCGAGTATGCCATTCACCAGCTGCCCTTTGCCCGCCTTCGTTCCTCTGAGATAACAAGCTGATGCTCGTCAAGACGCGCTCTCGCTAAACCACGCGTAAAAGAAGTCTTTGCTCCAAGCCGTCCCCGACAAAACGCCAGGACTCGACCTCTTCGTTCCTGAAGTCGTCGAAATGTCGTGGCAACCATCTCAGGACTCGCTGAGGCAGCTCGCCGCATGCCTCAGGGA is a genomic window containing:
- the rhlG_2 gene encoding Rhamnolipids biosynthesis 3-oxoacyl-[acyl-carrier-protein] reductase: MAEAQLTDFPSLFSLKGKVAVVTGGSRGLGLHAASAFLQAGASKVFISSRKAAACDEACKALNALPNRSPGAVAIPIPADSANMKGVTHLLEEVKKHTDRVDILFANAGATWGQAFDTHPDEAFAKVMDLNVKAVFNTVRVFAPLLDKAASRADPARVIITASVAGLGIGTIGKQGTYGYSASKAAVIHLGRNLAIELGPRGITVNSICPGFFPSKMSNGLLEISGGADKIASTNPMGRLGVPEDIAGVVVYLASRAGSHVNGEAIAIDGGAMWARGELAFPGEGSSKL
- the CARME gene encoding Carnosine N-methyltransferase — translated: MADQGEQLASSSDTTAWRGTEDNMDDPEEVKVVFYALDSFSQYPKVAHFNVTHLRRRSFYALPQAHWKMLAAPPFNFLETLDRTDDAIDANAELARAIVAHGLRSFHNLAAVSPQGEPMIPLEWTGVAKHGDIDKARSTIRQFYRDWTAEGAVERDICYAPILKTLEQERARIGEERQPKVLVPGAGLGRLVFELCRKGYEAEGNEISYHQLLASSYILNECQTEGKYTIYPWIHTFSNHLTRANHLRSYKVPDIHPATTLAKTANAGSMSMCAADFLCLYADEEHKESYDAVASLFFLDTAPNLIRYLEVIRHCLRPGGVLINVGPLLWHFENQAPGNHGHDDDGDGEHDYNNSSGIADPGSFELSNDEVMALLEKLGFTVEWKQTGIETPYIQDSESMLHTVYKAAAWVARKPKQE